The region GAGGGGATCGACCAGATCATGAAGCTGGGGATGAACCACCCCATGGGTCCGCTGGCCCTGGCCGACCTGATCGGGCTGGACACGGTCCTGTCCATCCTGGAGGTCCTGCAGGACGGCTACGGTGATCCCAAGTACCGGCCCTGCCCCCTGCTCAAGTCCTATGTCAACGCCGGCTGGCTGGGCCGGAAGAGCGGCAAGGGAATCTACGAGTACTAACCCGCATATTGGCCAAGGCGCAGGCACGCTCGCGCTAGCCAAGCA is a window of Desulfovermiculus halophilus DSM 18834 DNA encoding:
- a CDS encoding 3-hydroxyacyl-CoA dehydrogenase family protein — translated: ATSEEVTATVRSVAESMGKTPVACRDVPGFVSNRVLMVMLNEALWELYEGVAAAEGIDQIMKLGMNHPMGPLALADLIGLDTVLSILEVLQDGYGDPKYRPCPLLKSYVNAGWLGRKSGKGIYEY